From Arcobacter sp. CECT 8983, the proteins below share one genomic window:
- a CDS encoding TonB-dependent siderophore receptor: MKVFLFVIFLTTLVFSQKLDFLLKEYESSSKNSLETLNEKMGYVIVYTKEELEFMQYNNLSDVLKDIPSSNSNINRFGLNTISLSGSKTDVTGFFRLYINDHEVSSIYNQSPSLTWLQMPVSMIDHIEVYYGEGSFTLGNETGVQFIRVYTKSAQRENGSEIQTVQSNKNTNTQSFTHSAILENGWSYLLHFTNNNNDSYKNFNNNQLKNNLNSQYFFINLNSQRINIDMGYSKIKKDIYTGYSSDFTPDDGELKSDNFFINASTSFLRDNSLKATLSYDINNFRYEEENDNGLFIVPNVDLTNPFLSTNYFKEDIKLEKINASLSKKFRLGKHEIFTAISLKDKKYTVKERETNLNKNIGKYNDYDEEKIYSFMFQEDYELFDNLHLIGNYKIDKYNREGYSVDDKTESLYRVGAIYLPTDYLGFKSFYTSSYTPPTFYNIDFKDKKLSTIKTQKYKYFNIEGVLTLGDSKFNIDYHKVKVDDFAYLTPVGFINIEDQIKTSGLIFEYEYKFDKNNKLKLNYFTSNLNRNYTNSNRGGYAKYLGKYQNIDYFTSLVYKNSYEYLGVEVDDSYNLNLGFTYHHTKNLSFSLKGENLLNEPTASLFSASSFSLRGLNSENIALNDYERKVSFAIRWLF, translated from the coding sequence ATGAAAGTTTTCTTATTTGTTATTTTTCTTACTACTTTAGTTTTTTCTCAAAAACTTGATTTTTTATTAAAAGAGTATGAAAGCTCATCAAAAAACTCACTTGAAACATTAAATGAAAAAATGGGTTATGTAATTGTTTATACAAAAGAAGAACTGGAGTTTATGCAGTATAACAATTTATCTGACGTGTTAAAAGATATTCCTTCAAGTAATTCTAATATTAATAGGTTTGGTTTAAATACTATTTCACTTTCTGGAAGTAAAACTGATGTAACAGGATTTTTTAGATTATATATAAATGACCATGAAGTAAGTTCTATTTATAATCAATCTCCTTCTTTAACTTGGCTTCAAATGCCTGTATCTATGATTGATCATATTGAAGTTTATTATGGAGAAGGCTCTTTTACATTAGGAAATGAAACAGGAGTTCAGTTTATAAGAGTTTATACTAAAAGTGCTCAAAGAGAAAATGGAAGTGAAATACAAACTGTTCAGTCAAATAAAAATACAAATACTCAAAGTTTTACTCACTCTGCTATTTTAGAAAATGGTTGGAGTTATTTATTACACTTTACAAATAACAATAATGATTCATATAAAAATTTTAATAATAATCAATTAAAAAATAATCTAAACTCTCAATACTTTTTTATAAACTTAAACTCTCAACGAATAAATATTGATATGGGATACTCAAAAATAAAAAAAGATATCTATACTGGATATTCTTCTGATTTTACACCAGATGATGGTGAGTTAAAGTCAGATAACTTTTTTATTAATGCTAGTACCTCTTTTTTAAGGGATAATTCTTTAAAAGCAACACTTTCTTATGATATAAATAATTTTAGATATGAAGAAGAAAATGATAATGGTTTATTTATTGTTCCAAATGTGGACTTGACAAATCCATTTCTTAGTACAAATTATTTTAAAGAAGATATAAAGTTAGAAAAGATTAATGCTTCTTTATCAAAAAAGTTTAGACTTGGTAAACATGAAATCTTTACTGCAATAAGTTTAAAAGATAAAAAATATACTGTAAAAGAAAGAGAAACAAATTTAAATAAAAATATTGGCAAGTATAATGATTATGATGAAGAAAAAATTTACTCTTTTATGTTTCAAGAGGATTATGAACTTTTTGACAATCTTCATCTAATAGGAAACTATAAGATTGATAAATACAATAGAGAAGGTTATTCTGTAGATGATAAAACTGAAAGTTTATATAGAGTAGGGGCTATTTATTTACCTACTGATTATTTAGGTTTTAAATCTTTTTATACTAGCAGTTATACTCCTCCAACTTTTTATAATATAGACTTTAAAGATAAAAAACTTTCAACTATAAAAACACAAAAATATAAGTATTTTAATATTGAGGGAGTTCTTACTTTAGGAGACTCAAAATTTAATATTGATTATCATAAAGTAAAAGTAGATGATTTTGCCTATCTTACTCCTGTTGGATTTATTAATATAGAAGATCAAATAAAAACAAGTGGCTTGATTTTTGAGTATGAATACAAGTTTGACAAAAACAATAAATTAAAATTAAACTATTTTACAAGTAATTTAAATAGAAATTATACTAATTCAAATAGAGGTGGATATGCTAAGTATCTAGGAAAATATCAAAATATAGATTATTTTACTTCTTTAGTATATAAAAACTCATATGAATATTTAGGAGTAGAGGTTGATGATAGTTATAATTTAAACCTTGGATTTACATATCATCATACCAAAAATTTAAGTTTCAGTTTAAAAGGTGAAAACCTTTTAAATGAACCAACTGCTTCACTATTTTCCGCTAGTTCTTTTTCTTTAAGGGGATTAAATAGTGAAAATATAGCATTAAATGATTATGAAAGAAAAGTATCATTTGCTATAAGGTGGCTATTTTGA
- a CDS encoding GGDEF domain-containing protein: MKTKGLLFNRFFLIFISIFVSISLFLLLSGLTKFEERFEKKVLEVVTADIIGIIKNTANSIENNLEGSENYIETIKKSKMTQINLENKLSVLLTENIKYAYLLYKDKKNVFRFLADGAPDEQKAFLNQKFDVESEAWFEVYKTKKPVLLKQPLLHQLSITYLEPILKNDNVELLLVIDFSIEKTKDVNEVITLVKDIVISINIVVVIFILILLIQTIKYYMVKKTAYVDKLTNVYNRNYLQENENKINLEEYILVAIDIDHFKNVNDTFGHDAGDLVLKEVGKTILSSIRSKEDIVIRYGGEEFIILTKKQQSHDIKSLSVIKRIHKNIQRKKFRNTRGETISITVSIGVNLYPHESRNFKEAFNLADKALYKAKEEGRNQIQIYKN, encoded by the coding sequence GTGAAAACAAAAGGACTTTTATTTAACAGATTTTTTTTGATATTTATTTCAATATTTGTCTCAATATCACTTTTTCTTTTGCTTTCTGGACTTACTAAGTTTGAAGAAAGATTTGAAAAAAAAGTTTTAGAAGTAGTTACTGCTGATATTATTGGAATTATAAAAAATACAGCAAACTCTATTGAAAACAATTTAGAAGGTAGTGAAAATTATATTGAAACAATAAAAAAGTCAAAGATGACACAGATTAATTTGGAAAATAAATTATCTGTACTTTTAACTGAAAATATAAAATATGCTTATTTACTTTATAAAGATAAAAAAAATGTTTTTAGATTTTTAGCAGATGGGGCACCAGATGAACAAAAAGCATTTTTAAATCAAAAGTTTGATGTAGAAAGTGAAGCTTGGTTTGAGGTTTATAAAACAAAAAAGCCTGTACTTCTTAAGCAGCCTTTACTTCATCAGCTCTCAATTACGTATTTAGAACCAATATTAAAAAATGATAATGTAGAACTTTTACTTGTAATTGATTTTTCTATAGAAAAAACAAAAGATGTAAACGAAGTGATTACTTTGGTAAAAGATATTGTTATCTCAATTAATATTGTAGTAGTGATTTTTATTTTAATCTTACTTATTCAAACAATTAAATATTATATGGTTAAGAAAACTGCTTATGTTGATAAACTTACAAATGTTTATAATAGAAACTATTTGCAAGAAAATGAAAATAAAATAAACCTTGAAGAATATATTTTAGTTGCAATAGATATTGATCATTTTAAAAATGTCAATGATACTTTTGGGCATGATGCTGGAGATCTAGTTTTAAAAGAAGTTGGGAAAACAATTCTTAGTTCTATTCGTTCTAAAGAAGATATTGTAATTAGGTATGGTGGAGAAGAGTTTATTATTTTAACTAAAAAACAGCAAAGCCATGACATAAAAAGTCTTAGTGTGATAAAAAGAATTCATAAAAATATTCAAAGAAAAAAATTTAGAAATACTCGTGGAGAAACTATTAGTATAACTGTTTCTATTGGTGTAAATCTTTATCCCCATGAATCAAGAAACTTTAAAGAAGCATTCAATCTTGCTGACAAAGCTTTATATAAAGCAAAAGAAGAAGGAAGAAATCAAATTCAAATATATAAAAATTAA
- a CDS encoding GGDEF domain-containing protein: MDTISKLAKGKLSLFDHFWSNSNDNMFLASLDKDGDFVAEEMNPSQMKNLGQNEKIINKKLKEFLGEENACFLEEKYLKCLEENKPIIEEETVNINGEDRYYNTMIIPINDEDTHEKKVIGISREVTELKLTKQRLEELNKDLDALLIQKTEEIEGTNSKLKTLAFNDILTEVGNRRYLNDHANKAISLAHRYDSCLTCMVLDIDNLTHVNESCSHAFGDTIIKSFAELLKSSIRDSDILARYSGEEFILLLPMTSLEDAQILAKRLLNETRNMEFEYKNKKINITTSIGLSTIDNPQDNLDSLLTKTYDALSKAKEEGKDILVSYLDKNSYNIET; the protein is encoded by the coding sequence ATGGATACAATTTCTAAATTAGCAAAAGGAAAACTTAGCCTTTTTGACCATTTTTGGAGCAATTCAAATGATAATATGTTTTTAGCATCCCTTGATAAAGATGGAGATTTTGTTGCCGAAGAAATGAATCCATCGCAAATGAAAAATCTTGGTCAAAATGAAAAAATTATCAATAAAAAACTAAAAGAGTTTTTAGGTGAAGAAAATGCTTGTTTTTTAGAAGAAAAATATTTAAAGTGTTTAGAAGAGAATAAACCTATTATAGAAGAAGAAACAGTAAATATTAATGGTGAAGACAGATACTATAATACTATGATTATTCCTATAAATGATGAGGATACTCATGAAAAGAAAGTTATTGGAATATCAAGAGAAGTAACAGAATTAAAACTTACTAAACAAAGATTAGAAGAATTAAATAAAGATTTAGATGCACTTTTAATTCAAAAAACTGAAGAAATAGAAGGTACAAATTCAAAACTAAAAACACTTGCATTTAATGACATCTTAACTGAAGTAGGAAATAGAAGATACTTAAATGATCATGCAAATAAAGCTATATCACTTGCTCATAGATATGATAGTTGTCTTACGTGTATGGTTTTAGATATTGACAATTTAACCCATGTGAATGAGTCATGTTCTCATGCATTTGGAGATACTATTATTAAAAGTTTTGCAGAACTTTTAAAAAGTAGTATTAGAGACTCTGATATTTTAGCTAGATACAGTGGGGAAGAGTTTATTTTACTTCTTCCAATGACTTCATTAGAAGATGCACAAATTCTTGCAAAAAGATTATTAAATGAGACTCGAAATATGGAGTTTGAGTATAAAAATAAAAAAATTAATATAACAACAAGTATAGGTCTTTCTACAATTGACAATCCACAAGATAATCTTGATTCTTTATTAACTAAAACTTATGATGCTTTATCAAAAGCGAAAGAAGAAGGAAAGGATATTTTAGTTTCTTATTTAGATAAAAACTCTTATAATATTGAAACTTGA